A section of the Burkholderiales bacterium genome encodes:
- a CDS encoding helix-turn-helix domain-containing protein: MGEQPDEILTIDEVAVFLKAGKRTVYRLAASGEIPAFKLGGTWRFRRVELDQWIAASIHNKKKPDEH; the protein is encoded by the coding sequence ATGGGCGAGCAGCCAGACGAGATCCTCACCATCGACGAGGTCGCGGTGTTCCTGAAAGCAGGGAAGCGGACGGTCTATCGCCTAGCAGCAAGCGGCGAGATTCCAGCGTTCAAGCTAGGGGGCACTTGGCGCTTCCGCCGTGTGGAGCTGGATCAGTGGATCGCCGCGAGCATCCACAACAAGAAGAAGCCGGATGAGCACTGA
- the radC gene encoding DNA repair protein RadC, whose protein sequence is MCGSIESMSDAALLSTLVGPRTAANLLKEASGSLSRLLNAEVAQQVPSSSVGAKLLAARELVRRALAETMRERDMLASPAAVREYLRITMAERHHEVFMVLFLDAQNRVIAPEEMFRGTLTQTSVYPREVVKRALALNAAAVILAHNHPSGVAEPSRADEFLTQSLRSALALVDIRVLDHIVIAGSNAVSFAERGLVVAREPRATSVAHPIRIGIPRSGSSPQRGCASPHGGGRLRNLYGVSP, encoded by the coding sequence ATGTGCGGATCGATCGAGTCGATGTCCGACGCCGCCCTGCTCAGCACGCTGGTGGGGCCGCGAACGGCAGCGAATCTGTTGAAGGAAGCGAGCGGCAGCCTGTCGCGGCTGCTGAACGCGGAAGTGGCACAGCAGGTGCCGTCGTCGTCCGTCGGAGCCAAGCTGCTGGCGGCCAGGGAACTGGTCCGTCGCGCTCTGGCCGAGACGATGCGCGAGCGGGACATGCTGGCCTCACCAGCCGCGGTGCGCGAGTACCTGCGGATCACGATGGCCGAGCGCCACCACGAAGTCTTCATGGTGCTGTTCCTCGATGCACAGAACCGGGTCATCGCGCCCGAGGAAATGTTTCGGGGGACGCTCACGCAGACCAGCGTGTACCCGCGTGAAGTGGTCAAGCGGGCGCTGGCGTTGAACGCAGCGGCCGTGATCCTGGCGCACAACCACCCGTCGGGTGTCGCCGAGCCCAGCCGGGCCGACGAGTTCCTGACCCAGTCGCTGCGTTCGGCGCTGGCCCTGGTCGACATCCGCGTGCTCGACCACATCGTGATCGCCGGCAGCAACGCCGTCTCGTTCGCCGAACGCGGCCTTGTTGTAGCCCGTGAACCCCGCGCGACTTCCGTCGCGCACCCCATCCGGATCGGGATCCCCCGGTCCGGTTCTTCACCCCAGCGGGGATGTGCATCCCCGCATGGCGGGGGCCGTCTCCGCAACCTCTATGGAGTCTCACCATGA
- a CDS encoding DUF3577 domain-containing protein, with protein MVSPFPCVPCHRRPSCPSHPQASSQPSYFNLHVEGVGYLNRVRTVKPKKGQEFLACTVAALRGSDSDVSYTKFDCRVSGADAQAIVKRLEDDVAAEKAVIIGFRIADIYPELFTFEKGDRKGQPGVSIKGRLLRIKFAKVNGKSIDVPQPASADEAESVPF; from the coding sequence ATGGTCTCTCCATTTCCATGTGTTCCATGTCATAGGAGGCCATCATGTCCGAGTCATCCTCAAGCCAGCAGCCAGCCGTCGTACTTCAACCTGCACGTCGAAGGCGTCGGCTATCTCAATCGCGTGCGCACCGTGAAGCCGAAGAAGGGCCAGGAGTTCCTGGCCTGCACCGTCGCAGCCCTCCGCGGCAGCGACAGTGACGTCAGCTACACGAAGTTCGACTGCCGTGTCAGCGGTGCTGACGCTCAGGCGATCGTCAAGCGCCTGGAAGACGATGTCGCAGCCGAGAAGGCCGTGATCATCGGCTTCCGGATCGCCGACATCTACCCCGAACTGTTCACCTTCGAGAAGGGCGACAGGAAGGGGCAGCCCGGCGTCAGCATCAAGGGGCGCCTGCTGCGTATCAAGTTCGCCAAGGTCAACGGCAAGTCGATCGACGTGCCGCAACCGGCGAGCGCGGACGAAGCCGAGAGCGTTCCGTTCTGA
- a CDS encoding DUF1845 family protein, translated as MTAQEAPSSLGPVTDAEPAMATRVGAGEDRGPAAGQLVDETPDAMTLHTQDAYRMFTGRAADPASNAPAIPAGGASRRC; from the coding sequence ATGACGGCACAAGAAGCACCTTCCTCACTCGGCCCGGTCACCGACGCCGAGCCCGCGATGGCTACGCGAGTCGGCGCCGGCGAGGACCGCGGCCCCGCCGCGGGCCAGCTCGTCGACGAGACGCCAGACGCGATGACCCTGCACACGCAGGACGCGTACCGGATGTTCACCGGCCGCGCCGCCGATCCGGCGAGCAACGCACCGGCGATTCCGGCGGGCGGCGCTTCGCGGCGGTGCTGA